The genomic region CCAATGCAGATCGGCCTGGTCGCCGTCTTTTACTGTAAATAGGAGGGTTTCCTGCACAATATGCCAGAGCTCCAGATTAGGACAATCAGTGTGTGCAGAGGCAGGACACAATTAAGCTTCAGACAATACAGAGTAATGAACCAGCTGATATgaataatgacacacacacacacacacacacacaaacacacacacacgctggagCTGGATTAGACAGAGTGGGTGGAATTACTTTAAGTTCCAAATTGAGCACAAATTAGTTCGTTAAGTACGTGAAAGCAAAAGTGAGATTTTGCAGACACACTCAACAGAACCGGCGTTAGAAAACCCAAATTCAACAGGAAGCTTCAGTGACGATGGAGGGCAGAGTAACTGTGTAAACAGATGGATTTCTGGTTGAAGCTTTAAGTGAGTTTTTATAAGCTGTCACTCCTGGATCTGAGTTGTCTGCCTTTGGAAGGTTGTGGCAATGAAAAAGCAGAGAACGTTTTAAGAAAGCAGAATCAGAGGGGTGTCGTTTTTTGGATGAGGTGAAACGTCTCTGAGCTTTGGTGCGTCATCGTTTACTCGTAAGACGCAAATGGGAAAAGAAGTTGTCAGAGTTTTTACCTGAATAAAATGCTTCCTGGTAGGTGCCTTTGTAATAAAATACTCAAGGAAAGCACGTGTACCTCAAATGTGTTGTAGCACTCACCTTCACAACTGATCTAGCTGGgaataaaacagaaattaaaGACATAGATTCGTTCTAGAAAGCTGCCCTGCgtaagtctccagaagcccagagatcccaaactgatttttaaaaaaagacattacaTGCTTATATTTTATCTTAGCAACTACAGCAGCGTTATAAAACATGTAATTAACGTCTTTCAAATCAGTTCGGGGTCTTAGCAAGCTTGTATGGGGCCATTTTACGTTTtccttctgttgttttatttacattatcaaacaagtccccatctacttcggCTGTTTAAGAGAACGTTGCAACACTGTTTTTGCTGCGAatgtccagaaatgttttgtggacactGAAAcgtcacccgactttccatctaCATGGGGATGAGCAGATGATGATTGATTTatcatttttaggtgaacttgTACTTTAAGTACAATACCTGAATAgacttctgcacacacacacacacacacacagtggtagcagtttatgtgtgttttttctgtttgttttcctgttacAATGTGCCCTGACATATTAGCCTTATCAATCAACATTCGTCTGccgagattaaaaaaaaagagaaaaagaattAACCCACTCACCCAGGATCTTGACTGTTTGCCTGTGTGACCTTTCCCGGGCCAAAGCACAGGGACCCTGCAGATCATTTTTGCTTTTCCACAACTTGCACCCGATGGAGCCGTAGAGGAAGATGAGGCAGAGCATCGGGAAGAAAAAGTAGGTGGTGGACACCCAGAGCATGATGTGCAGCTGCCCGGAGCTGATGGCGTAGTTGGTGTGCTTGCACTGCCCGGTGTTGTAGTCTGGGTGTGTGTCATTATCATACTCCACGCCGACCAGAAAGAGTGTAGGAGCTGCGGAAACCAGGGCGAAACCCCAGAGGGCGAGGATGATGTACTGAACCCTTCGCCTGGTCACCATCACCTTGCTCCTGAGAGGGAAGCTGATGGCCAGGTAGCGCTCGATGCTCAGCGCCGTGATGTGAAGGATGGTGGCCGAGGTGCAGCCCTCGAAGATGTAGTGATAGAAGCGGCACACCGCCTCCCCGAACAGCCAGGGCACGTACTTCCACAGGCGGTAGAGGTCAAAGGGCAGGCAGAGGAAGATGATGAGGTCAGACACGGCCATGCTGGACAGGTAGAGGTTGGTGGTCGTCTTCATGTCCTTGAAGTGCTGGATGATGAGGATGGTCATGGTGTTGCCCGTCACCCcgatgatgaagatgaggatgcAGATGACAGTGACGGGGatgagggtggaggtggggaaCAGGGAGCCCTCGTAGTGGTGGTCGTCTATTTTGGGGTCCATGCCCTCTGCTCCACCAGCATGAAGGTCCACCTGAGGTCTGGTCCAGGGCATGCCAACCTCCACTGAGTGTCGGTGCAGTAATGTGTGAATATACAAGTCGCTGGGGAGAGTAAAATGAGACCATGAAAGGACCgacactgtgtttttttccgtGTGTTTTAATCACTCTCAAAAGAAAAATTTCcaatcataaacacacattttccctTTTGAATCTATCCATCCGGGCTATTTCTGTGTGAGTTTCAGAGTTCTGAGACGTCTGCCTTCTATCAAATATAATGGAGCTAGATGGCACTTGGCTTGTGACGCTCAAattggcaaaaaaaatatatatatatatatgaacagCAATGTCTGTTTCTAGAAATGTTTTACCACATTAAAGCGTTGTGATTTAGTGGTTAACAGCTCAGACATAAAGCCCGGCCCTTAggcactttctttttctttaaatctggCCCCTTCTAAAAAAGTAGTTGAATAATTCTGGACTAGAGGCTCATGCTCGTGAGAACGCAGGATGAAAACTTGAATGGCGTCCGACTGAAAGGAGTTCCTACACGAAACTGATTATTGTGAGTAGCTGGGGTCATTATTTCTGATTTCAGGACTTTTCCAGTGCCGTCTAGCTCGCTTACATCCCAGAGAATCCAGAGATCCAGCCGCTGGTTTCTATTATTTTATGACATTATGAACGTCTGTTAGCTGTGTCTTCAAACTTGCCTGTAAAAGTCTATTATTTTTGGTCAGCTTCATTATTGTTACAAGGTAATGTTTCAGAGGATTTGACATTATCCCTGTAGCAATAATGTAAATTAATTGTGACGAAGATAAAGGCACGTTTTATTATTACACAACTGGCCtgctaatttattttcattccatACAGAAATTATTGGAAACCAGTGGATGCCTGCAAAAATGCATTCGGCAAAGTGAAACATATGAATAGTAGCTTCAATATtaaggataaaaaaagaaaaatacaaagtcACTGATATGATCCTTTAACTTCAACTCTAAGAGCAGAAACAACATCCTGCTGTAAAAGAAATCTTTGATGGTGACTTTACCTTTTAAGTGGAGTTGAACCTCTGGACCTTTTAACTGTTTCTTTGCCTCGGTTGTGTGAACGTGGGTCGATGGAGAGCAGCAACAGAAGGAGATTCTCATGAAGTGGCAGAGCCGGTCCCTGATGCTCAATAACCAGTCGGGCTCTGTTGAGAGTCGAAAGAAAGGAGCACCTCCTCCACAGTACCCCGAGGAGTCAGGGAGCAACAGGGAGgttgtctgctgtgtgtgtgtgtgtgtgtgtgtgtgtgtcaaagttATCTTCATAATCGAATGATGACGGGACTGATGACGGTAAAAGGCATAAGAAGAAGGAGGGAATAAGATTTGAGGgaacccccccaccaccaccatcgctgctgctgctcctctgggAGAACAAATACAGATCGAGGATCAAATTAATCTGGACTGAGAACAAACACATTAGAGATATACATAAAAAGAGGGCTATAACTTTATTAATAAATGCATCAGTCACAGGAATCCCAGCGTGTTTGCCAAGCTGTCTGGAAGTAGGCACTGAAAAATGAGTTCTGTGTTTGCCTAATTGTCCTCCAGCCCCATCTGTCTCCGCCTGGCTTCATCACTCCACGCACCCACCAGCTCATCtctttcctcttcatcctcaagTTACCAATCAGGCTTGTTACAATAAACCTAACTTCAACAGCGCTGGTTAAAGAGGAATGCCGTTCTAAGACATGAACTCACGCTCAGTAGTTAGGGGAGTAACCACGGCCTGAACTCTGTATCACTTTCTGTGAGGACCACATCTATAGAGCATTAAAAGGGCATTtattataaatacattaataattcTTTAATGAATTATATGTAAAAGCGTCTTATTGAGGTTCTGGACTGGTTACAAACAAGAGGTTGAGGTTAATGGGATTTACACAACATTATGACTACCTAGCATTAATTATCGACAACTAATGAAAACAATGGCATCAGCTATTGGCCAAAATCTCATTTTAAACATCGGTATTGGAACTGAATTTTATGCGAGAGTCTTGCACGCTCTGCAGATCAATATGACTTTAAGTTGactgctgcctctgtgtgttAACTGAATGGAATTTCCCAACTAGTGTCTACATCGTGAGCATGCACAGAGGTGTTTTCTCACATCCTGATCTACAGGTTTTCCTATTCTGTGTCCAACATTCATCACCAAAAACCG from Sparus aurata chromosome 2, fSpaAur1.1, whole genome shotgun sequence harbors:
- the mlnr gene encoding motilin receptor, with the protein product MPWTRPQVDLHAGGAEGMDPKIDDHHYEGSLFPTSTLIPVTVICILIFIIGVTGNTMTILIIQHFKDMKTTTNLYLSSMAVSDLIIFLCLPFDLYRLWKYVPWLFGEAVCRFYHYIFEGCTSATILHITALSIERYLAISFPLRSKVMVTRRRVQYIILALWGFALVSAAPTLFLVGVEYDNDTHPDYNTGQCKHTNYAISSGQLHIMLWVSTTYFFFPMLCLIFLYGSIGCKLWKSKNDLQGPCALARERSHRQTVKILVVVVLAFIICWLPYHIGRNLFAQVDDYDTAMLSQNFNMASMVLCYLSASINPVVYNLMSRKYRAAAKRLFLLHQRPRQAHRGQRQLSVIDHISTLNESLTGV